A single window of Eucalyptus grandis isolate ANBG69807.140 chromosome 1, ASM1654582v1, whole genome shotgun sequence DNA harbors:
- the LOC104444743 gene encoding glycerol-3-phosphate dehydrogenase [NAD(+)] GPDHC1, cytosolic — protein sequence MVGSVERVAHNGYSNGSIHNNGNGLEENLDELRRCLLKADGDPLRIVGVGAGAWGSVFAALLQDSYGQFRDKVQIRIWRRPGRAVDRATAEHLFEVINSREDVLRRLIRRCAYLKYVEARLGDRTLLADEILKDGFCLNMIDTPLCPLKVVTNLQEAIWDADIVVNGLPSTETSEVFEEINRYWKERITMPIIISLAKGIEAALDPEPHIITPTQMINRTTGVPIENILYLGGPNIASEIYNKEYANARICGSDKWRKPLAKFLRQPHFIVWDNSDLVTHEVMGGLKNVYAIGAGMVAALTNESATSKSVYFAHCTSEMIFITHLLAEEPEKLAGPLLADTYVTLLKGRNAWYGQMLAKGQLNLDMGDNISGKGMIQGVSAVGAFYELLSQSSLSVLHPEEKKPVAPVELCPILKTLYKILIVREEPARAILQALRDETLNDPRERIEIAQSHAFYRPSLLGQP from the exons ATGGTGGGTAGTGTTGAGAGGGTTGCTCATAATGGATACTCAAATGGGTCCATTCACAATAATGGGAATGGTTTGGAGGAAAACCTCGACGAGCTCAGGCGTTGTCTCCTCAAGGCCGATGGCGATCCGTTGAGAATTGTCGGTGTGGGGGCCGGTGCCTGGGGCAGTGTTTTTGCAGCTCTGCTTCAAGATAGCTATGGCCAATTTCGTGACAAAGTTCAAATCAGGATATGGCGAAGGCCTGGTCGAGCCGTCGATAGAGCCACAGCTGAACATCTTTTCGAAGTCATAAATTCAAGGGAGGATGTCTTGAGGAGGTTGATACGACGCTGTGCGTATCTGAAGTACGTTGAGGCTAGACTTGGCGATCGTACTCTATTAGCTGATGAGATTCTGAAAGATGGTTTCTGCTTAAACATGATCGATACGCCTCTCTGTCCCTTGAAGGTGGTCACCAACTTGCAGGAGGCCATCTGGGACGCTGACATTGTGGTGAACGGGTTGCCTTCCACGGAGACAAGTGAGGTATTTGAAGAGATCAATCGTTATTGGAAGGAGAGGATCACCATGCCCATCATTATCTCTCTGGCGAAGGGCATAGAAGCTGCATTAGATCCTGAACCTCATATTATAACTCCCACTCAGATGATTAACCGCACAA CTGGAGTCCCCATAGAGAACATACTTTATCTAGGTGGACCAAATATCGCTTCTGAGATTTACAATAAGGAATACGCAAATGCTCGAATATGTGGATCTGACAAATGGAGGAAGCCTCTTGCAAAATTTTTAAGGCAACCCCATTTTATAGTGTGGGACAACAGCGATCTTGTCACACATGAGGTCATGGGCGGCCTTAAGAATGTCTATGCCATCGGAGCTG GAATGGTTGCTGCTCTTACCAATGAAAGTGCTACAAGCAAATCAGTGTACTTTGCACACTGTACATCGGAGATGATATTCATAACCCATTTGTTGGCGGAAGAACCGGAGAAACTTGCTGGACCTTTGCTGGCTGACACATATGTGACATTGTTGAAAGGTCGTAATGCATGGTACGGGCAGATGTTAGCCAAGGGGCAGCTGAACCTGGACATGGGAGATAATATCAGCGGAAAAGGAATGATTCAG GGTGTCTCAGCTGTCGGAGCCTTCTATGAACTATTGAGCCAGTCGAGCTTAAGCGTGTTGCATCCTGAAGAAAAGAAGCCTGTTGCGCCTGTTGAACTATGCCCGATCCTGAAGACACTATATAAGATTCTGATAGTGAG GGAAGAACCTGCGCGAGCTATCCTGCAAGCACTGAGGGACGAAACCTTGAATGATCCTCGTGAACGAATCGAGATTGCACAGAGCCATGCTTTCTACCGACCTTCACTTCTCGGTCAGCCTTGA
- the LOC104444745 gene encoding uncharacterized protein LOC104444745 — MQPTGINSCEIMTWDLWDPPHIQVAPESGINVQCGCQHDFHGGYDVDLLEENAANEMACVQALQILVRKADDEIDELEKHLVCLQSELACVEYEEWPNICCNALKEKIDHFHVSLKRLRCRDQDDSGAHSNVNDEPAERTHDMVKALLRSYCHEKNQKREQFLQTVEGSSSTDAVDYSSAHSNSDEKQWEESHPKALISEPSSTSIKSSSSSALRDETTCNGNMIKVCEPKLEVSDDVEHGNGSAINRSRILNQPLKLQESTAKSDEPSDATTEYTVPDPSIDDGGCNRRTKTSNTAALPENNRNPDKEPIYSDQMLKIALKYGKEEPKDALTKKQALPISSLFVRGETRNSDTESSALTSLVELEDQKSEHVMKTDPGEEDKVSTAVKLLDDASVADRSNLICSKRPQKQKYKREIEQYENVSSPKRSQQVEIAPSASLSKTIGGRMSGIVNECANVNKPPTGKILNELVLAINSEAKSPALAPDVSAGLVYQQQGKRQKTSNTATSMRVTHARVKLGDLEAEVSGSGCKAEPLMIKHEKSDDLHNKLGIFRPPAEISLESLKVNDLRAIAKEHKLKNYHKLKKKLLVEQISNTLGRC; from the exons ATGCAGCCGACTGG GATAAACAGCTGCGAGATTATGACATGGGATCTCTGGGATCCACCCCACATCCAAG TTGCACCAGAGAGCGGCATCAACGTGCAATGCGGGTGTCAACATGACTTCCATGGAGGTTATGATGTTG ATCTACTAGAAGAGAATGCAGCAAATGAGATGGCTTGTGTACAAGCGCTGCAAATATTGGTAAGGAAGGccgatgatgaaattgatgaactAGAAAAGCATCTGGTGTGCCTGCAGAGTGAACTAGCATGTGTCGAATATGAAGAATGGCCTAACATATGCTGCAATGCATTGAAAGAAAAGATTGATCACTTCCATGTATCTCTGAAGCGGTTGAGGTGTAGAGATCAAGATGATTCTGGCGCTCATTCAAATGTGAATGACGAACCTGCTGAGAGAACGCATGACATGGTGAAGGCTCTACTCAGGAGCTACTGCCATGAAAAGAACCAG AAGCGTGAACAATTTCTGCAAACAGTTGAGGGAAGTTCCAGTACAGATGCAGTAGATTATTCATCTGCTCATTCCAATTCTGACGAGAAACAATGGGAGGAATCTCATCCCAAAGCTTTAATTTCAGAG CCCTCAAGTACCAGCATCAAAAGCTCCAGTTCGTCTGCTCTAAGAGATGAAACTACTTGCAATGGGAATATGATTAAGGTGTGTGAGCCTAAACTGGAAGTTAGTGATGATGTTGAACATGGAAATGGTAGTGCTATAAATAGGAGCAGAATCTTAAATCAGCCTTTGAAGCTGCAGGAGAGCACCGCCAAATCTGATGAG CCTTCAGATGCAACCACTGAATATACTGTTCCAGATCCTTCTATTGATGATGGTGGCTGCAATCGGAGAACAAAGACATCTAACACTGCAGCACTTCCAGAAAACAACAGAAATCCTGATAAAGAGCCAATATATAGCGATCAAATGCTAAAAATCGCCTTGAAATATGGAAAAGAAGAACCAAAGGATGCTCTTACCAAGAAGCAGGCCTTGCCGATCTCATCTTTGTTTGTTAGAGGGGAAACCAGAAATTCTGACACTGAAAGTTCTGCCTTGACCTCATTGGTAGAGCTAGAGGACCAGAAAAGTGAACACGTGATGAAGACAGATCctggggaagaagacaaagttTCTACTGCAGTCAAATTACTGGATGATGCTTCTGTTGCTGATAGATCTAACTTGATCTGCTCAAAGAGGCCACAGAAGCAGAAGTACAAGAGGGAAATAGAGCAATATGAAAATGTGTCAAGTCCTAAAAGATCGCAGCAAGTGGAAATTGCACCAAGTGCATCCCTTTCAAAGACCATAGGGGGAAGGATGTCCGGAATTGTTAATGAGTGTGCCAATGTAAATAAGCCTCCGACTGGAAAGATTTTGAACGAGCTTGTTCTTGCGATCAACTCCGAAGCCAAATCTCCTGCTCTTGCCCCTGATGTTAGTGCAGGTTTGGTTTATCAGCAACAAGGGAAGAGACAGAAGACATCAAACACAGCAACTTCCATGAGGGTTACCCATGCACGTGTTAAATTGGGCGACTTAGAAGCAGAAGTATCTGGTTCTGGATGTAAGGCCGAACCACTGATGATCAAACATGAGAAATCAGATGATTTACACAACAAGCTGGGGATATTTCGGCCTCCAGCGGAAATCAGTTTGGAGAGTTTGAAGGTAAATGATCTGAGGGCCATTGCAAAGGAACACAAACTCAAAAACTACCATAAGCTTAAAAAAAAGTTGCTGGTCGAGCAAATATCTAATACATTGGGTCGTTGCTAG
- the LOC104444758 gene encoding zeatin O-glucosyltransferase, which produces MKDVSGSVAVIMVPLPAQGHLNQLLQLAHLVASCGVPVHYVGSSSHNRQAKLRSHVPPSPNSPYKFPSHLQPAFDATSSLRSPFASLVRSLSSVSRRVVVVYDSLMASVVQDTGSVPNAEIYEFNSVSAFTLCWFTWESKGMAPPPEVEADIAELISSKGFPSIPDSFTDEFMKFRASQKECKKFNSGCIYNTCRVIEGRFVDLFASATANGTATKHWAIGPFNPVKVPEKGSRRSAHWCMEWLDKQAPSSVIYVSFGTTTALSDEQIREIAMGLERSGQKFIWVLREADKTDIFGGGGEARKIELPQGFEEMAAARDLGVVVRDWAPQLEILGHPATGGFLSHCGWNSCMESISMGVPILAWPMHSDQPRNAVLITRVLKMGLTVKDWTSQHDVVKSTIIEGAVKALMATEEGEEVRKRAAELGPAVRGSMDEGGVSRAELDSFIAHIAR; this is translated from the exons atgaaagacGTCTCGGGATCAGTGGCGGTGATCATGGTGCCTCTTCCGGCGCAAGGCCACCTCAACCAGCTCCTCCAGCTCGCCCACCTCGTCGCCTCCTGCGGCGTCCCTGTCCACTACGTCGGCTCCTCCTCCCACAACCGCCAGGCCAAGCTCCGCTCCCACGTCCCGCCCTC CCCTAATTCCCCTTACAAGTTCCCCTCCCACCTCCAGCCCGCGTTCGACGCCACTTCGTCACTTCGCAGCCCCTTCGCCTCCCTCGTCCGCTCCCTGTCCTCAGTGTCGAGGCGGGTTGTAGTGGTCTACGACTCGCTGATGGCGTCTGTGGTCCAGGACACTGGCTCGGTCCCCAACGCCGAGATTTACGAATTCAACTCTGTTTCCGCGTTCACGCTCTGTTGGTTCACGTGGGAGAGCAAAGGGATGGCGCCCCCGCCGGAGGTGGAGGCTGACATCGCGGAGCTCATCTCCTCCAAGGGCTTCCCGTCCATCCCGGACTCCTTCACCGACGAGTTCATGAAGTTCAGGGCGTCGCAGAAAGAGTGCAAGAAGTTCAACTCGGGATGCATCTACAACACATGTAGGGTCATCGAAGGCCGCTTCGTAGACTTATTTGCCAGCGCAACAGCGAACGGCACCGCAACCAAGCACTGGGCAATTGGGCCGTTCAACCCGGTTAAAGTACCCGAAAAGGGGTCGAGAAGATCGGCTCACTGGTGCATGGAGTGGCTCGACAAGCAAGCACCGAGTTCGGTGATATACGTGTCATTCGGCACCACGACGGCGCTGAGCGACGAGCAGATCCGTGAGATCGCCATGGGGTTAGAACGTAGTGGACAGAAGTTCATCTGGGTATTGAGGGAAGCTGATAAGACGGACATTttcggcggaggaggagaggcgAGGAAAATCGAACTGCCCCAGGGGTTCGAGGAGATGGCGGCGGCTCGAGATTTAGGGGTGGTGGTGAGGGACTGGGCGCCGCAGCTCGAGATCTTGGGGCACCCGGCGACCGGCGGGTTCTTGAGccactgcgggtggaactctTGCATGGAGAGCATCAGCATGGGAGTGCCGATCCTCGCGTGGCCTATGCATTCGGATCAGCCCCGGAATGCAGTCTTGATCACGCGAGTCCTCAAGATGGGACTCACCGTCAAGGATTGGACGAGCCAACACGACGTCGTGAAGTCCACCATCATCGAAGGCGCCGTGAAGGCGCTCATGGCGACGGAAGAAGGGGAGGAGGTGAGGAAGAGGGCGGCCGAGTTAGGGCCGGCCGTCCGGGGGTCGATGGATGAGGGCGGAGTTTCTCGGGCCGAGCTGGACTCTTTCATTGCTCACATCGCTAGATAA